One genomic window of Vibrio ziniensis includes the following:
- a CDS encoding (2Fe-2S)-binding protein, producing the protein MYVCLCHGISDKKIKSLAIEQGITDIRGIRQCTPLGSQCGKCVRQAKEILSEVEVVQLKQAS; encoded by the coding sequence ATGTACGTTTGTTTGTGTCATGGTATTTCTGATAAGAAAATTAAGAGCCTCGCTATCGAGCAAGGAATTACGGATATCCGTGGTATCAGACAATGCACGCCATTAGGTTCACAATGTGGTAAGTGCGTACGTCAGGCGAAGGAAATTTTAAGCGAAGTTGAGGTCGTGCAACTGAAACAAGCAAGTTAA